The Salvia splendens isolate huo1 chromosome 21, SspV2, whole genome shotgun sequence genome includes a window with the following:
- the LOC121783944 gene encoding uncharacterized protein LOC121783944 isoform X2: protein MAMTAAAVAGALAPRRNAKTKQLSSIPPPSSLSYDGFYRDIYWKTEGVLASGHIYRDVHALRKRLVLPSSFEELKHVGMQIYGASFSRVLLDSGAEIDDIRVVRNGDLIVFAEETKVLNEEGNGISDKWAKESNAWITITCLEKGDVAGKLLVLPCSFMELKQIGVKIYGAIFVRVLDEKRVEINDIHVLRNGDRVNFVSQKRVEESHAQKRAKESNARKRVEKSNTQKWARESKTRKRVEKSNAHKRAKESNTRKRVEKSKAPVKITCFAPIMRVLKGLW from the exons ATGGCGATGACTGCTGCAGCCGTAGCCGGAGCCCTCGCTCCTCGTCGCAATGCCAAAACAAAGCAGCTCTCTTCCATTCCTCCTCCTTCTTCATTATCTTATGATGGCTTCTATAG AGACATATATTggaagacggagggagtacttgcaTCGGGTCATATTTACAG AGATGTTCATGCTTTAAGGAAGCGCTTGGTACTCCCAAGTAGCTTCGAGGAGCTAAAGCATGTTGGGATGCAGATATATGGTGCTTCTTTCTCTAGAGTTTTGCTCGATAGCGGAGCTGAGATTGATGACATTCGTGTGGTGAGAAACGGCGATCTGATCGTTTTTGCTGAGGAAACGAAAGTCTTGAACGAAGAAGGAAATGGGATCAGTGATAAATGGGCTAAGGAATCGAATGCTTGGATCACGATCACTTGCTTGGAGAAGGGAGATGTTGCGGGGAAGCTCCTAGTGCTCCCTTGTAGCTTCATGGAGTTGAAGCAGATTGGTGTGAAGATATATGGTGCTATCTTCGTTAGAGTCTTGGACGAAAAAAGAGTTGAGATCAATGACATACACGTGTTGAGAAATGGCGATCGGGTCAATTTTGTCAGTCAAAAACGGGTTGAGGAATCGCATGCACAGAAACGGGCTAAGGAATCGAATGCACGAAAACGGGTTGAGAAATCGAATACACAAAAATGGGCTAGAGAATCGAAAACACGGAAACGGGTTGAGAAGTCGAATGCACATAAACGGGCTAAGGAATCGAATACACGAAAACGGGTTGAGAAATCGAAAGCACCTGTCAAGATCACCTGCTTTGCTCCTATTATGAGAGTGTTGAAAGGGTTGTGGTGA
- the LOC121783944 gene encoding uncharacterized protein LOC121783944 isoform X1: MAMTAAAVAGALAPRRNAKTKQLSSIPPPSSLSYDGFYRDIYWKTEGVLASGHIYRNDVVAIITITCLHSWNRDVHALRKRLVLPSSFEELKHVGMQIYGASFSRVLLDSGAEIDDIRVVRNGDLIVFAEETKVLNEEGNGISDKWAKESNAWITITCLEKGDVAGKLLVLPCSFMELKQIGVKIYGAIFVRVLDEKRVEINDIHVLRNGDRVNFVSQKRVEESHAQKRAKESNARKRVEKSNTQKWARESKTRKRVEKSNAHKRAKESNTRKRVEKSKAPVKITCFAPIMRVLKGLW; encoded by the exons ATGGCGATGACTGCTGCAGCCGTAGCCGGAGCCCTCGCTCCTCGTCGCAATGCCAAAACAAAGCAGCTCTCTTCCATTCCTCCTCCTTCTTCATTATCTTATGATGGCTTCTATAG AGACATATATTggaagacggagggagtacttgcaTCGGGTCATATTTACAG AAACGATGTGGTAGCGATCATCACAATCACTTGTTTGCATTCATGGAATAGAGATGTTCATGCTTTAAGGAAGCGCTTGGTACTCCCAAGTAGCTTCGAGGAGCTAAAGCATGTTGGGATGCAGATATATGGTGCTTCTTTCTCTAGAGTTTTGCTCGATAGCGGAGCTGAGATTGATGACATTCGTGTGGTGAGAAACGGCGATCTGATCGTTTTTGCTGAGGAAACGAAAGTCTTGAACGAAGAAGGAAATGGGATCAGTGATAAATGGGCTAAGGAATCGAATGCTTGGATCACGATCACTTGCTTGGAGAAGGGAGATGTTGCGGGGAAGCTCCTAGTGCTCCCTTGTAGCTTCATGGAGTTGAAGCAGATTGGTGTGAAGATATATGGTGCTATCTTCGTTAGAGTCTTGGACGAAAAAAGAGTTGAGATCAATGACATACACGTGTTGAGAAATGGCGATCGGGTCAATTTTGTCAGTCAAAAACGGGTTGAGGAATCGCATGCACAGAAACGGGCTAAGGAATCGAATGCACGAAAACGGGTTGAGAAATCGAATACACAAAAATGGGCTAGAGAATCGAAAACACGGAAACGGGTTGAGAAGTCGAATGCACATAAACGGGCTAAGGAATCGAATACACGAAAACGGGTTGAGAAATCGAAAGCACCTGTCAAGATCACCTGCTTTGCTCCTATTATGAGAGTGTTGAAAGGGTTGTGGTGA
- the LOC121784311 gene encoding uncharacterized protein LOC121784311 has protein sequence MVCTDKERLACVTYQLTGPADHWWETRRRTIDPVRREALTWDEFKEEVYNKYVHTLKQGNMTVTEYDRALCEMTRYAPELVDTDEMMAAKFRFGLRTEIRVPVASCQGISYSEILSWALDVEETLPKNERVANPTPPAPQSNYRDKRKWEGNRAPFDSKRHHSTFRQPQNYGR, from the coding sequence ATGGTGTGCACTGATAAGGAGCGTCTGGCATGCGTGACTTATCAATTGACTGGGCCTGCTGATCATTGGTGGGAAACTAGACGAAGGACAATAGACCCCGTCCGCCGAGAGGCGTTGACATGGGACGAGTTCAAGGAGGAGGTATATAATAAGTACGTCCACACCTTGAAACAGGGAAACATGACGGTGACAGAGTATGACCGTGCACTTTGTGAGATGACCCGATATGCACCCGAGTTGGTGGACACGGATGAGATGATGGCCGCGAAGTTTCGCTTTGGCCTTAGAACCGAGATAAGAGTACCTGTGGCCAGCTGCCAAGGAATTTCTTATTCCGAGATTTTGAGTTGGGCCTTAGATGTGGAAGAGACACTGCCTAAGAATGAAAGGGTGGCAAATCCTACACCACCCGCACCACAATCGAACTATCGGGACAAAAGGAAGTGGGAAGGCAACCGAGCTCCTTTTGACAGCAAGCGACACCATTCCACTTTCCGCCAGCCACAGAACTATGGCCGATAG